A section of the Methanosarcina mazei S-6 genome encodes:
- a CDS encoding cupin domain-containing protein: protein MKVIDMESSPEKPNPHNVSVRMLYDTEHAQAVHIELKPGEALKKHSTPTNVFFYILEGKGIVEIGDEQQEVSMDTLIESPAKVPHRLLNPGDGIFRVLVVKVPRQTESTRLL from the coding sequence ATGAAAGTTATTGATATGGAATCTTCACCTGAAAAGCCGAATCCTCATAATGTAAGCGTTAGAATGCTCTATGATACAGAACATGCCCAAGCAGTACATATAGAACTAAAGCCAGGAGAAGCCTTAAAAAAGCATAGCACTCCAACAAATGTCTTTTTCTATATTCTTGAGGGGAAAGGCATTGTTGAGATTGGGGATGAGCAACAGGAGGTCAGCATGGATACGTTAATTGAAAGTCCTGCAAAAGTTCCTCACCGCCTTTTGAATCCCGGAGATGGAATCTTTAGAGTACTCGTTGTTAAAGTCCCGAGACAAACCGAATCCACACGCTTGCTGTGA
- the hcp gene encoding hydroxylamine reductase, giving the protein MFCNQCQETFKSIGCTKNGVCGKKGEVADLQDRLIYVLKSISFYNLKARAAGLNEEATDRFILDGFFATLTNTNFDKEEIESYIKKGFELRDNIKAKLPSGIIDAEKDLPAVATVTPENIGNLDVAVHSTADEDIRSLRELLTYGMKGMAAYAHHAYILGYKDEASFEFIEKGLFATTDDSLGVEALTGLVLECGQKGVSVLALLDRANTETYGNPEPTVVNIGVRDRPGILISGHDLRDLEQLLEQTKGTGIDVYTHGEMLPANSYPAFKKYDNFVGNYGNAWWRQNEEFEKFNGPILLTTNCIIPPRESYRNRIYTTGVVGFEGLTHIYEKEDGTKDFTPLIEQAKMSKPPEQLESGTIVGGFAHDAAISVADKIIDAVKTGKISRFMVMAGCDGRHKERAYYTDFAKALPKDTVILTAGCAKYRYNKLDLGDIEGIPRVIDAGQCNDSYSLVVIAQKLAEAFGLKDINDLPVSYNIAWYEQKAVLVLLALLSLGVKNITLGPTLPAFVSPNVLKVLVENFNIRPNTTVEADMKVLLNQA; this is encoded by the coding sequence ATGTTTTGTAATCAATGTCAAGAAACTTTTAAGTCAATAGGTTGTACGAAAAATGGAGTATGCGGCAAGAAAGGGGAAGTTGCAGATCTTCAGGACAGATTGATCTATGTCCTCAAAAGCATCTCTTTTTATAATCTTAAAGCAAGGGCTGCAGGTCTGAATGAAGAAGCAACAGATCGTTTTATTCTTGACGGCTTCTTTGCCACTCTTACTAACACTAATTTTGACAAGGAGGAAATTGAATCCTATATAAAGAAAGGATTTGAGCTCAGAGACAACATTAAGGCAAAGCTTCCTTCGGGAATAATAGATGCCGAAAAAGACCTGCCTGCAGTGGCTACAGTTACCCCTGAAAACATAGGAAATTTGGATGTTGCTGTTCACTCAACTGCAGATGAAGATATCCGATCCCTTAGAGAACTTCTCACCTACGGGATGAAGGGAATGGCCGCTTATGCACACCATGCCTATATTCTGGGATATAAAGATGAAGCAAGCTTTGAGTTTATAGAAAAAGGACTGTTTGCAACAACAGACGACAGCTTAGGAGTAGAAGCCCTAACCGGCCTTGTCCTGGAGTGCGGACAGAAAGGTGTCTCTGTCCTCGCCCTGCTTGACAGAGCAAATACAGAAACATATGGAAACCCTGAACCGACAGTAGTTAATATAGGTGTAAGAGATAGGCCTGGAATACTTATCAGTGGGCATGACCTGAGGGATCTCGAACAGCTCCTTGAGCAGACAAAGGGTACCGGAATAGATGTTTATACCCACGGAGAAATGCTGCCTGCAAACTCTTATCCTGCATTTAAGAAATATGACAATTTCGTAGGCAATTACGGAAATGCCTGGTGGAGACAGAACGAAGAGTTCGAAAAGTTCAACGGCCCCATCCTGCTGACAACAAACTGCATAATCCCACCAAGGGAATCATACAGAAACAGGATCTACACTACAGGAGTCGTGGGTTTTGAAGGGCTTACCCATATATATGAAAAAGAAGATGGCACAAAGGACTTTACTCCGCTTATAGAACAGGCAAAAATGAGCAAGCCACCCGAGCAACTGGAAAGTGGAACAATAGTCGGAGGTTTCGCACATGATGCAGCCATTTCTGTTGCAGATAAGATAATAGATGCCGTAAAAACCGGAAAGATCAGCAGGTTCATGGTCATGGCAGGCTGCGACGGCAGACATAAGGAAAGAGCTTACTACACAGATTTTGCAAAAGCCCTACCAAAAGACACCGTAATCCTGACAGCCGGCTGTGCAAAATACCGCTACAACAAACTGGATCTTGGAGATATAGAAGGAATCCCAAGAGTAATCGATGCAGGTCAGTGTAATGATTCATACTCTCTTGTAGTAATAGCTCAGAAACTTGCAGAGGCTTTCGGCCTCAAGGACATAAATGATCTCCCTGTTTCCTACAACATAGCATGGTATGAGCAAAAAGCCGTGCTTGTTCTGCTTGCCCTCCTGAGTCTTGGAGTAAAGAACATCACCCTGGGTCCTACACTCCCAGCCTTTGTTTCGCCGAACGTCCTTAAAGTGCTGGTTGAAAACTTCAATATCAGGCCAAACACAACCGTTGAAGCTGATATGAAAGTACTTCTGAATCAAGCTTGA
- a CDS encoding amylo-alpha-1,6-glucosidase, with amino-acid sequence MLELSEREKIPEAWDIYKRHTLSNSIINSMVIRDNGLTFVTQENGEIPIIENYGYGLYYRDCRYLSGFLMRLMDMPPTQVLSSDVRGFRSTLMVTNPEMKDCTGTTVPKETLLGTIATVIPGCIRHSQTIRNFNTFPVTLSLTFEFNADFADMFTVRGIAPPTSGEVLPTRFDGKKLYLSYEGEDKLHRNTIIAFDPLPTRVEGKKCTFELDISPRGSQTVDVEISVEEIEPGQEPERPVKDPDERMNQIIRSYVKALEYSDSIPTSNNIFNSIMVRSLSDLKMMRMSLNGDVFHSAGVPWYDTLFGRDSIISALQLLPFDAGLAKSTLLVNAKFQSNRSDNWRDQEPGKMLHELRQGELANLNLIPHSPYYGTVDATPLFLILLAEYVNWTGDIELVKQLEGNVDMALEWIDVYANLEGNGFAYYAVRSPMGIYNQGWKDSPDSISRSDGTLAKQPVAVAEVQGYVYMAKRQLAPLFRQLGRENDAARLEKEARELKERFNREFWMKDSQFFAQALDAEGVCDVISSNPAQCLWTGIIDQKYVKYLVDRIFRDDMFTEWGIRTLSSKEQRYNPLGYHNGTVWPHDNAIISMGLRKYGFINEMSLLFTGIYEAARTFEGYRLPECFSGLTRSEYDIPVKYPIACSPQAWASGTIPCMLTACLGIAPDALNNRLIINKPHLPSWLDNVQFNNMKVGNTLTALNFRKAEYETLVNVSKKIGDINVLIEY; translated from the coding sequence ATGCTAGAGCTTTCTGAACGAGAGAAAATCCCTGAAGCATGGGACATATACAAGAGACATACCCTGTCCAATAGCATCATCAACAGTATGGTCATAAGGGATAATGGGCTGACGTTCGTAACGCAAGAGAATGGCGAGATACCTATTATAGAAAATTACGGATATGGCCTCTATTACCGTGACTGCAGGTACCTGAGCGGTTTTCTCATGCGGCTCATGGATATGCCTCCAACGCAGGTTCTATCCAGTGACGTGAGAGGGTTTAGATCAACTCTTATGGTCACCAACCCGGAAATGAAGGATTGCACGGGCACCACCGTCCCCAAAGAAACGCTTCTTGGCACTATTGCCACGGTCATACCGGGCTGCATCCGGCACAGCCAGACTATCCGGAACTTCAACACGTTCCCTGTGACCCTGAGCCTTACTTTTGAATTCAACGCAGATTTCGCAGACATGTTCACAGTCAGGGGCATCGCCCCACCGACCTCCGGAGAAGTGTTGCCTACCAGGTTCGATGGCAAAAAGCTTTACTTATCCTACGAGGGAGAGGACAAACTTCATCGCAACACAATCATTGCATTTGATCCATTGCCCACAAGGGTCGAAGGAAAAAAATGCACATTTGAACTGGATATATCCCCACGCGGGTCACAGACAGTTGATGTGGAAATCTCCGTAGAGGAGATCGAGCCCGGCCAGGAACCTGAGCGGCCAGTGAAAGATCCCGATGAGCGAATGAACCAGATTATAAGGTCCTACGTCAAGGCCCTCGAATACAGTGACAGCATACCAACCAGCAACAACATTTTCAACAGCATCATGGTGCGCTCACTGTCTGACCTGAAAATGATGCGCATGAGCCTTAACGGTGATGTGTTCCATTCGGCCGGGGTGCCCTGGTATGACACATTATTCGGGCGAGATAGCATAATCTCAGCTCTCCAGCTATTGCCTTTCGATGCAGGGCTGGCAAAAAGCACACTGCTGGTGAACGCAAAATTCCAGAGCAACAGATCAGATAACTGGAGGGACCAGGAGCCCGGCAAAATGCTTCACGAGCTGAGGCAGGGCGAGCTAGCGAACCTGAACCTGATCCCGCATTCGCCTTACTACGGCACTGTCGATGCTACTCCTCTGTTCCTGATCCTCCTGGCCGAATACGTAAACTGGACCGGGGACATCGAACTGGTCAAGCAGCTGGAAGGCAATGTGGATATGGCCCTGGAATGGATCGATGTCTACGCCAATCTGGAAGGAAATGGTTTTGCCTACTATGCGGTGAGATCCCCAATGGGCATTTACAACCAGGGATGGAAGGACTCTCCCGATTCCATCAGCCGCTCGGATGGCACTCTGGCGAAACAACCGGTCGCCGTTGCCGAAGTACAGGGATACGTGTACATGGCGAAGAGGCAACTTGCACCTCTATTCAGGCAGCTGGGACGGGAAAATGATGCAGCAAGGCTGGAAAAGGAAGCAAGGGAACTGAAAGAGAGGTTCAACCGTGAATTCTGGATGAAAGACAGTCAATTTTTCGCCCAGGCACTGGATGCGGAAGGCGTATGTGACGTGATATCGTCTAACCCGGCACAGTGCCTGTGGACAGGAATTATCGATCAAAAATACGTAAAATACCTGGTCGACAGGATCTTCAGAGACGACATGTTCACCGAATGGGGCATTCGCACGCTATCATCTAAAGAGCAGCGGTACAACCCGCTGGGATATCACAACGGCACGGTCTGGCCGCATGACAACGCAATCATTAGCATGGGCTTGAGAAAATACGGGTTCATCAATGAAATGTCCTTATTGTTCACAGGCATATACGAGGCGGCCAGGACGTTCGAGGGCTACCGCCTGCCGGAATGCTTCAGTGGGCTTACTCGCTCTGAGTACGACATCCCCGTGAAATACCCGATAGCCTGTAGCCCGCAGGCATGGGCGTCTGGAACCATACCATGTATGCTCACAGCCTGCCTGGGCATAGCTCCTGATGCCCTGAACAACCGGCTGATTATCAACAAGCCACATCTGCCTTCTTGGCTGGACAATGTGCAGTTCAACAACATGAAAGTTGGAAACACATTGACCGCTCTGAATTTCAGGAAGGCCGAGTACGAGACGCTGGTCAACGTATCAAAGAAGATCGGGGACATCAATGTGCTCATCGAGTATTAA
- a CDS encoding alpha-amylase family glycosyl hydrolase codes for MAHEIPKQNEIDFEPALEKVYGEDSIVEMFANSLEIIERAEPELITFLKQLEIDIKPALEKVYGEDKVDEMFANILEIIERIRSERTASLKMEDITRDSSWYKDEIMYTFYADQFGVKNENAANTFKDLIEMLPYLKDLGVTTLYILPFMDSPMGDAGFDVRDPQKIREDLGGMDEFDQFIGEAKKYGFKIQADLVLNHFSDQHEWFQDALNGDVSKLGYFIFRKEPPEYERSQDGTIIKYIEEDWTPPSERRMIFTDACEETHYRKISIGGEDYYFYHTFYPFQLDINWENPEVLYYVLEKMIGFWSNKGIDIFRLDAIPFLIKEKGTNAENQPKTHCIIKILSSFNQAIGPRSIFHAEACEPPEEVLKYFGKERTFNIYGGENLTRTDGVQVAYNFPHMPAIWASLITENNEFFWNVHEETPAIPESTAWAQFLRVHDELTVEMADISTREIIYGSLISKGEEFKGLGISGRMANFLDENPAKIKLAFAILLSLPGIPVIYYGDEIGAKNNTEYGKKAEKKRKEILNKININLSCFDSRDINRGPILKSDFYSSKKDNIIYKTVRNLIEVRKGIPVLGRGKLSRLESDKKEIFSYLIDSDDQYVIIVNNLSGEELETSLTLLNDLAEKINKTTCMVNLINREKINVCLKCEKLIVSLEPYQTLWLN; via the coding sequence ATGGCACACGAAATTCCAAAACAAAATGAGATAGATTTTGAACCGGCATTGGAAAAAGTCTATGGAGAAGACAGCATAGTTGAGATGTTTGCAAACTCTCTGGAAATTATTGAAAGAGCCGAACCAGAACTCATAACCTTTTTAAAACAACTTGAAATTGATATTAAACCAGCATTGGAAAAGGTCTATGGAGAAGACAAAGTAGATGAGATGTTTGCAAATATCCTGGAAATTATTGAAAGAATTAGATCGGAACGTACAGCTTCTTTAAAAATGGAAGATATCACAAGAGATAGCAGCTGGTATAAAGATGAAATAATGTACACGTTTTATGCAGATCAATTTGGCGTAAAAAATGAAAATGCTGCCAATACATTTAAAGATTTAATAGAAATGCTCCCTTATCTTAAAGATCTGGGAGTAACAACACTTTATATTTTGCCGTTTATGGATTCTCCGATGGGCGACGCGGGCTTTGATGTTCGAGACCCTCAAAAAATTAGAGAAGACCTTGGTGGGATGGATGAATTTGATCAGTTTATAGGAGAAGCGAAAAAATATGGGTTTAAAATCCAGGCAGATTTAGTATTGAATCATTTTTCGGACCAGCATGAATGGTTCCAGGACGCTTTAAACGGTGATGTCAGTAAACTGGGTTATTTCATATTTCGAAAAGAACCACCGGAGTATGAACGTTCGCAGGACGGTACGATAATTAAATATATTGAAGAAGACTGGACCCCTCCATCAGAAAGGAGGATGATTTTTACTGATGCCTGTGAAGAAACTCACTATAGAAAAATCAGCATTGGTGGAGAGGATTATTATTTCTATCATACTTTTTATCCTTTCCAGCTTGATATAAACTGGGAAAATCCTGAAGTTCTTTACTATGTCTTGGAGAAAATGATAGGTTTTTGGAGCAATAAAGGTATAGATATATTTAGATTAGACGCTATCCCTTTTCTTATAAAAGAAAAGGGTACAAATGCTGAAAATCAACCAAAGACCCACTGTATTATCAAAATTCTAAGTTCATTTAATCAGGCAATCGGCCCCAGATCGATTTTCCACGCTGAAGCTTGTGAGCCCCCGGAAGAGGTTCTTAAATATTTTGGTAAAGAACGCACCTTTAATATTTATGGAGGCGAAAATTTAACTCGAACAGATGGGGTTCAGGTTGCTTACAATTTCCCTCATATGCCTGCGATTTGGGCAAGTCTGATTACAGAAAATAATGAATTTTTTTGGAATGTACATGAGGAAACTCCTGCTATCCCGGAATCCACCGCATGGGCTCAATTTTTAAGAGTACATGATGAATTGACCGTTGAAATGGCTGATATTAGTACTCGAGAAATTATTTATGGTTCATTAATTTCAAAAGGTGAAGAATTTAAGGGTCTTGGAATTAGCGGCAGAATGGCTAATTTCTTAGACGAAAATCCCGCGAAAATCAAACTTGCTTTTGCTATACTTCTTTCTCTCCCCGGGATACCTGTGATTTACTATGGAGATGAAATTGGAGCCAAAAACAACACGGAATATGGAAAAAAAGCCGAAAAAAAGCGTAAGGAAATTCTAAATAAAATAAATATAAACTTAAGCTGTTTTGATAGCCGTGATATTAACCGTGGTCCTATTTTAAAGAGCGACTTCTATAGTTCAAAGAAAGATAATATAATCTACAAAACAGTCAGGAACTTAATAGAAGTGCGAAAAGGGATACCTGTTTTAGGAAGAGGAAAATTATCCAGGTTAGAATCAGACAAAAAAGAGATTTTTTCCTATCTGATAGATAGTGATGATCAGTATGTAATCATTGTAAATAATTTATCTGGAGAAGAATTGGAGACTTCTCTTACATTATTAAATGATTTAGCTGAAAAGATCAATAAAACGACATGTATGGTCAATCTTATTAACCGTGAAAAAATAAACGTTTGTTTAAAATGTGAAAAATTAATCGTTTCTCTTGAGCCGTACCAAACCCTGTGGTTGAACTAA
- a CDS encoding sensor histidine kinase: MTLVTSLVDQLDGELELKRDNGTEFSVRFTVTDRDNQSSAQGIKQSIE; the protein is encoded by the coding sequence ATGACACTAGTAACTTCCCTTGTAGACCAGCTTGATGGCGAGCTTGAATTGAAAAGAGACAATGGGACAGAATTCTCTGTGCGTTTTACGGTGACAGATAGAGATAATCAGTCATCTGCGCAAGGAATCAAACAATCAATTGAATAA
- a CDS encoding PAS domain S-box protein — MNSVRGIQKWLAFGLSAEQEDRFRQANFGEDISQARIFIFLVLLPFVALLVNDYGFLGFSGKFYALLALRLVFTAYTVLFLKSLKELSNYHSYDRAVFFWVLFFALANIAINSTRPENFVAHTIVTVLAVFIIVLAIPNRFTNQVIMALVYTIGQTLIIVPGLRVSPQASFVVLLSMLMVNAIAVISSWLLHFWRRREFLTREEIQKSRVETEIQLIERKKAEEALRESEALLFAFLEQLPVGTGLFDPQGRRLISNSLLSDLVSGSIPSRDSENSWRWRTWGADGHLIPQSEWPGARALKGENVTPGLDFLYTFDGGLEIWTRVSSVPFRNKSGEIKGIITVIQDIDKQKQAEEALKRSEKGLAEAQRISHLGNWDRNLATDKLYWSDELYRIFGLKPQEFEMTYDTFLDYVHPEDRDYVDKAVKKALNEGSFDINYRIVSANGEERVVHSQSKVVFSEKNTPVRIRGIIQDITEHIKGEEKIQHLANVVESSDDSIFSQSLKGIVTSWNKGAEQVYGYSAEEILGKNVSTLEPENLKGEIKKLIERVKNNEKIRYYETLRLRKDGTLINVSVTLSPVFSSSGELMAVSTIARDITERKRADEVLRKSEERFRALVTASSEVIYRMSPDWRCMNRLCGRGFLSDTENLNPTWLQEYILPEDQPYVTAVINEAIRTKSIFELEHRVRQADGSIGWTSSRAVPLLDKNGEIIEWFGASSDITERKQAEEALAKMDIARQKEIHHRIKNNLQVISSLLDLTAERFNNRGCIQDSEVLKAFRESQDRVISMALIHEELYKGEGFETLNFSSYIEELAENLLQTYVVGNLDINLKMNLEENAFFDMDTAVPLGMIVNELVSNSLKHAFPDRKEGEIRIELYKEENGECTKSINEDCKITNFVLTVSDNGVGIPEKFDMESIDTLGMQLVS, encoded by the coding sequence ATGAACTCAGTCAGAGGCATCCAGAAATGGCTGGCATTTGGGTTGAGTGCGGAGCAGGAGGATCGCTTCCGACAGGCTAACTTTGGTGAGGACATATCTCAGGCCCGGATTTTTATTTTTCTGGTCCTCCTGCCCTTTGTAGCTCTTCTGGTCAATGACTATGGTTTTCTTGGGTTTTCAGGTAAATTCTATGCGCTTTTAGCGCTTAGACTTGTTTTTACTGCGTACACAGTCCTGTTCCTCAAAAGCCTTAAAGAACTTTCAAACTATCACTCCTATGACCGGGCTGTATTCTTTTGGGTTCTTTTTTTCGCGCTTGCCAACATCGCGATTAATTCGACCCGACCTGAAAACTTTGTCGCTCATACAATTGTCACAGTCCTCGCGGTCTTCATCATAGTTCTCGCTATCCCAAACCGGTTTACAAACCAGGTTATTATGGCTCTGGTGTACACTATCGGGCAGACATTAATTATTGTACCCGGTCTGAGGGTATCGCCACAAGCTTCCTTTGTGGTGCTCCTCAGCATGTTAATGGTGAATGCCATTGCCGTTATATCTAGCTGGCTGCTTCATTTCTGGCGCAGGCGGGAATTTCTGACTCGCGAGGAAATACAAAAGTCAAGGGTGGAAACTGAAATACAGCTTATCGAGCGCAAGAAAGCTGAAGAGGCGCTACGTGAGAGTGAAGCATTACTTTTCGCTTTTCTCGAGCAGCTACCAGTAGGTACCGGACTCTTTGACCCCCAAGGACGCCGGTTGATCAGCAATAGTTTACTCAGCGACCTCGTGAGTGGCTCAATTCCATCGCGTGACTCTGAAAATAGCTGGCGTTGGCGAACATGGGGAGCTGATGGTCACCTGATTCCGCAATCCGAATGGCCCGGAGCAAGAGCACTTAAAGGCGAGAACGTAACTCCAGGGTTAGATTTTCTCTATACTTTCGACGGTGGGCTAGAAATCTGGACTCGCGTAAGCTCTGTACCTTTCCGCAACAAGTCTGGGGAGATCAAAGGCATTATTACTGTTATCCAGGACATCGACAAGCAAAAGCAGGCCGAGGAGGCATTAAAAAGAAGCGAAAAAGGCCTTGCTGAAGCTCAGAGAATATCTCACCTTGGAAATTGGGATAGGAATCTTGCAACTGATAAATTGTACTGGTCTGATGAATTGTATCGTATTTTTGGACTTAAACCTCAAGAATTTGAAATGACTTATGATACATTCTTAGATTATGTACATCCAGAAGATCGAGACTATGTAGATAAAGCCGTTAAAAAAGCTCTAAACGAAGGTTCCTTTGATATTAATTATAGGATTGTATCAGCTAATGGAGAAGAACGAGTAGTCCATTCTCAAAGCAAAGTTGTTTTTAGTGAGAAGAATACCCCTGTTCGGATTAGAGGGATAATCCAGGATATTACCGAACATATAAAAGGAGAAGAAAAAATTCAGCACCTGGCAAACGTTGTGGAGTCATCAGATGATTCTATTTTTTCACAATCTCTTAAAGGCATTGTTACCAGCTGGAATAAAGGAGCAGAGCAGGTATATGGTTATTCGGCTGAAGAGATTCTGGGGAAAAATGTCTCAACACTTGAGCCAGAGAATTTAAAAGGGGAAATAAAAAAGCTGATTGAGAGAGTTAAAAATAACGAGAAAATAAGATACTACGAAACTTTACGATTAAGAAAAGACGGCACATTAATAAATGTTTCAGTAACTCTTTCTCCAGTTTTCAGTTCTTCTGGAGAACTTATGGCGGTTTCAACTATTGCCAGAGATATTACTGAGCGCAAGCGGGCAGATGAGGTTTTACGGAAGAGTGAGGAGCGCTTCCGCGCTCTTGTGACAGCCAGTTCGGAAGTGATATACCGCATGAGCCCGGATTGGAGATGTATGAACCGGCTTTGTGGCCGGGGTTTTCTTTCCGACACGGAAAACCTGAACCCCACCTGGCTTCAGGAATATATCCTCCCGGAAGACCAGCCATACGTGACAGCCGTCATCAATGAAGCCATTCGGACGAAAAGCATTTTCGAACTGGAGCATCGGGTCAGGCAAGCAGACGGCAGCATTGGATGGACTTCCTCACGTGCAGTTCCGCTTCTCGATAAGAATGGCGAAATAATTGAATGGTTCGGTGCCTCCAGCGACATCACAGAGCGCAAGCAGGCAGAGGAAGCTCTGGCAAAAATGGACATTGCCCGCCAGAAGGAAATTCATCACAGGATAAAAAATAACCTGCAAGTTATTTCTTCCCTCCTGGATCTTACGGCTGAGAGATTCAATAACAGAGGGTGTATTCAGGATTCCGAAGTCCTTAAAGCTTTCAGAGAAAGCCAGGACAGAGTTATATCCATGGCTCTGATACACGAGGAACTGTACAAAGGTGAAGGGTTCGAAACTTTGAACTTCTCATCCTATATTGAGGAACTTGCTGAGAACCTTCTACAGACTTATGTAGTCGGAAATCTCGATATTAACTTGAAGATGAATCTGGAGGAAAATGCATTCTTTGATATGGACACTGCAGTTCCTTTAGGAATGATTGTCAATGAACTTGTTTCGAACTCTCTTAAACATGCATTTCCCGATAGAAAGGAAGGAGAAATCCGGATAGAACTGTATAAAGAAGAAAACGGAGAATGTACAAAAAGCATAAACGAAGACTGTAAGATTACCAATTTCGTTCTGACCGTTTCAGATAATGGCGTGGGCATTCCTGAAAAATTCGATATGGAAAGTATTGACACTCTTGGCATGCAGCTAGTGTCATGA
- a CDS encoding sensor histidine kinase, translating into MLSKGAKEQEPVSYQALLDENHALLDENSALQDEVQSLKRCLTEAEELKSDINERKKPEEALKENEARCKVDEAVKAGREQLNRLLDILPAYVVLLSPDYQVPFANHFFEEHFGKSEGRRCYEYLFQRVEPCENCETYKVLKTGLPHRWEWTGPDGRNYDIYDYPFKDSDGSTLILEVGIDITETKQAHAAVQAERQRLFDVLETLPAMICLLVPDYHVAFANRSFREKFGESGGRRCHEYRHGLAEPCEFCESYKVLETGQPHHWEVTIPDGSVIDVYDFPFTDVDGSPMILKMDVDITERKKAEEALVKIEEARIKEIHHRIKNNLQVISSLLDLQKEKFSHREVCKVSEVIEAFMESQNRVISMALIHEELYKGDKIDTLEFGSYLRKLTADLFGSYNIGNKDISFKLNLEQVDLDMDTAIPLGIIVNELVSNSFKHAFPAGKGEIQINLLRTKNSASKSDIPVSDKDCMGKSGFNYILELSDNGKGIPEEIGLESSNSLGLQLVNILVEQIDGEIELKRDKGTEFKISFIVQR; encoded by the coding sequence ATGCTTTCTAAAGGGGCAAAAGAACAGGAGCCTGTATCGTATCAGGCACTGTTAGATGAGAATCACGCCTTATTAGATGAGAATAGCGCTTTACAAGACGAAGTACAGAGCCTGAAAAGATGTCTAACAGAAGCTGAAGAACTTAAAAGCGACATTAATGAGCGCAAGAAACCAGAGGAGGCACTCAAAGAGAACGAAGCGCGTTGTAAGGTTGATGAGGCCGTTAAAGCCGGACGGGAGCAATTGAACAGATTGCTGGATATATTGCCGGCCTACGTGGTACTGCTCTCCCCGGATTACCAGGTGCCGTTTGCAAACCATTTCTTTGAAGAGCACTTCGGCAAGTCTGAGGGCCGGCGTTGCTATGAATATCTCTTCCAGCGCGTTGAACCCTGCGAAAACTGTGAAACCTACAAGGTGCTCAAAACGGGTTTACCTCATCGTTGGGAATGGACAGGGCCAGACGGCCGCAATTATGACATCTACGACTACCCGTTCAAGGATTCAGATGGTTCCACACTCATCCTGGAGGTAGGTATAGATATCACCGAGACCAAACAGGCACATGCGGCAGTTCAGGCAGAGAGGCAGCGGCTCTTTGACGTGCTGGAGACGCTGCCGGCAATGATATGCCTGTTAGTACCTGACTATCACGTCGCCTTTGCCAACCGCAGTTTCCGTGAAAAGTTTGGCGAGTCAGGCGGCAGACGCTGTCATGAATATCGTCATGGACTTGCCGAGCCTTGTGAATTCTGCGAATCATATAAGGTGCTTGAAACCGGTCAACCCCACCATTGGGAAGTCACCATCCCGGATGGAAGCGTGATTGATGTCTATGATTTTCCGTTCACGGATGTTGACGGTTCTCCTATGATACTCAAGATGGACGTTGACATCACCGAGCGTAAAAAAGCAGAAGAAGCTTTGGTAAAGATTGAAGAGGCTCGCATAAAAGAAATTCACCACAGGATTAAGAACAATCTGCAGGTTATTTCATCCTTGCTTGACCTTCAGAAAGAAAAGTTTTCTCACCGTGAAGTTTGTAAAGTTTCGGAAGTTATCGAAGCTTTTATGGAAAGCCAGAACCGCGTAATCTCTATGGCTCTTATTCACGAAGAGTTATATAAAGGAGATAAAATAGACACCCTTGAATTTGGAAGTTATCTGAGAAAGCTAACTGCAGACCTCTTTGGTTCATATAATATTGGGAATAAGGACATCAGTTTCAAGTTGAACCTTGAGCAGGTTGACCTTGATATGGATACAGCAATACCTCTTGGGATTATTGTAAACGAGCTAGTTTCAAACTCTTTTAAGCATGCCTTTCCTGCTGGAAAAGGTGAAATCCAAATAAACCTCCTCAGAACTAAAAATTCTGCCTCTAAGAGTGACATTCCTGTCTCAGATAAGGACTGTATGGGAAAAAGTGGCTTCAATTACATACTCGAGCTATCGGATAACGGGAAAGGAATCCCGGAAGAGATAGGTCTCGAGAGTTCGAATTCTCTCGGACTCCAGCTTGTAAATATTCTGGTTGAACAGATAGACGGTGAAATCGAGTTAAAAAGAGATAAAGGTACTGAGTTCAAGATAAGTTTCATTGTACAGAGATAA